The following coding sequences are from one Candidatus Hydrogenedentota bacterium window:
- a CDS encoding TraR/DksA family transcriptional regulator produces MTKKEAAKFEKLLLSEGERLKKGIRQLEEGTLYQTTTDLTADVSSYAEVGTDNFERETALSIGSRESALLQEVSDALERIRNGSYGICEPCGREIPRKRLEAFPAARFCVECQSKLEKQNTRY; encoded by the coding sequence ATGACGAAGAAGGAAGCAGCCAAGTTCGAGAAGCTGCTGCTCAGCGAAGGCGAGCGGCTCAAGAAGGGCATTCGCCAACTCGAAGAGGGAACGCTCTATCAGACGACGACCGACCTTACGGCTGACGTCTCGAGCTACGCCGAAGTCGGCACCGACAACTTCGAGCGGGAAACCGCGCTTTCCATAGGAAGCCGCGAATCCGCGTTACTGCAGGAAGTCAGCGACGCCCTGGAACGTATCCGAAACGGGTCGTATGGCATCTGCGAGCCGTGCGGGCGTGAGATCCCTCGCAAGCGGCTCGAAGCGTTCCCCGCGGCCCGCTTCTGTGTCGAATGCCAATCGAAGCTTGAAAAGCAAAACACCAGGTACTAG
- a CDS encoding sigma 54-interacting transcriptional regulator, translated as MRPTKLSSQVFLDLPPVLSHFIESARSTWLECSPPAGRISLLNRPGVFTDIESLAVERRHLLEAFGMARTRAYCFRMGFEVGRREALRHLATYEENARLALQAGPVFGQLQGRYVAEPVRFEFDLDEGVLYREVLLHSSCEALAHQMVQEEVSQPVCWTTTGYLSGHVSEIVGRPVLCVEQECIAQGATRCRMIARLESEWGEEAQWAREALRLESVDSEIARREELVDAAQRAARRAQGALAHLSRRLKTELLLEGLIMESDAMQRVAKRARQVVNSDVSVLLVGESGTGRATLAKAIHHGGSRKSGQFEAIDCRGLSPTLLMQELSGFAQGAFAGASRSHTGAFQRAHRGTIFFDEITALTREIQGLILRVMEQGEVTPLGSPTPSKADVRVMAATQFDPLEKLASGELREDLYYALAIGRIDIPPLRERGEDILRLAQTLLGEARDRYDKPNARFSEDFKQALMDCSWPGNVRQLRNVIEYAVVFGPDRELGLSELPEDVLTNRWGRPSQDLSEDLIRAVLRRTKGNRSEAAELLNVGRTTLWRAMKRYEIE; from the coding sequence GTGCGTCCAACGAAACTCAGCTCCCAGGTCTTTCTTGATCTACCGCCCGTACTTTCCCATTTCATTGAAAGCGCGCGCAGCACTTGGTTGGAGTGCTCGCCACCGGCCGGTCGAATATCCTTGCTCAATCGGCCCGGAGTCTTCACTGACATCGAATCGCTCGCCGTCGAGCGAAGACACCTCCTTGAAGCCTTTGGGATGGCACGCACTCGCGCGTACTGTTTTCGCATGGGTTTCGAAGTTGGCCGTCGTGAAGCGCTGCGTCATCTCGCGACGTATGAAGAGAATGCGCGACTTGCGCTTCAGGCGGGTCCCGTGTTCGGGCAATTGCAGGGACGATACGTTGCTGAGCCAGTACGTTTTGAGTTCGACCTCGACGAGGGAGTTCTGTACCGCGAGGTGTTGCTGCATAGTTCATGCGAGGCATTGGCACACCAAATGGTGCAGGAGGAGGTCAGTCAGCCGGTGTGTTGGACGACCACGGGCTATTTGTCTGGGCACGTAAGTGAAATCGTGGGAAGGCCTGTCCTTTGTGTTGAGCAGGAATGTATTGCCCAGGGCGCAACGCGCTGCCGCATGATTGCTCGACTGGAATCGGAGTGGGGCGAAGAAGCGCAGTGGGCTCGCGAGGCGCTTCGCTTGGAATCGGTCGACTCCGAGATTGCGCGGCGCGAGGAGCTTGTGGATGCAGCCCAGCGGGCCGCGCGCAGGGCACAAGGGGCATTGGCTCACCTGAGCCGTCGACTGAAGACTGAGCTTCTGCTTGAAGGGCTTATCATGGAGTCCGATGCCATGCAGCGCGTGGCAAAACGCGCGCGGCAGGTCGTCAATTCCGATGTGTCGGTCCTTCTCGTGGGGGAATCGGGCACAGGTCGCGCCACACTGGCCAAGGCCATTCATCACGGCGGGTCGCGCAAGAGTGGGCAATTTGAGGCAATCGACTGCCGGGGACTGAGCCCTACGCTGTTGATGCAGGAACTGTCGGGCTTTGCGCAGGGTGCATTTGCGGGAGCGTCGCGCTCGCACACCGGAGCCTTCCAACGAGCCCATCGGGGTACCATCTTCTTCGACGAGATCACTGCGCTGACTCGCGAGATTCAAGGGCTGATACTGCGCGTGATGGAACAGGGAGAAGTCACGCCGTTGGGAAGTCCCACGCCAAGCAAAGCGGATGTTCGCGTAATGGCAGCCACGCAATTCGATCCCCTGGAGAAACTCGCGTCGGGCGAGTTGCGCGAGGACCTTTACTACGCGCTTGCGATAGGTCGCATTGACATACCTCCATTGCGCGAGCGAGGAGAGGACATACTGCGGTTGGCGCAGACCTTGCTCGGCGAGGCTCGCGACCGATACGACAAGCCAAACGCCCGGTTCTCAGAGGATTTCAAGCAGGCCCTGATGGATTGTTCGTGGCCCGGTAACGTCAGGCAGTTGCGCAATGTCATCGAATACGCCGTGGTATTTGGGCCCGATCGCGAGCTGGGCCTTTCTGAATTACCCGAGGATGTGCTTACGAATCGATGGGGACGTCCATCCCAAGATCTGTCCGAGGATCTGATCCGCGCGGTGTTGCGGCGCACCAAAGGGAATCGAAGCGAGGCTGCCGAGCTGCTCAACGTCGGCCGGACGACCTTGTGGCGCGCCATGAAGCGATACGAGATTGAGTGA
- the lgt gene encoding prolipoprotein diacylglyceryl transferase, protein MFPTILKLGPVSVHSYGLMMAIAFLLATYLATRDIAKHGLNAGVASDTAFWCLLVGLAGTRILHIIMFPEFYSWSRPLGWIAIWQGGLVFQGAIPPALAVIYFNLRRHQMPFWKTIDIAAPYVALGHAIGRVGCFLNGCCYGQRTDLPWGVQFPRIPFDLSKAGVTGSPAYMDHCQRYALSYDTDLWSLPVHPTQLYSVAALCLLCVTLLLLRKCCWRFPGFIICWYFILYSAGRFVIEMFRGDHNPTRFLSLSDQQVFCVLSVVAGLVLLTFLSAYWRRIRAKNPEASTENVE, encoded by the coding sequence ATGTTTCCAACCATTCTGAAGTTGGGCCCGGTTTCCGTGCACTCCTATGGCCTTATGATGGCCATAGCGTTTCTTTTGGCCACCTACCTGGCGACACGCGATATTGCCAAGCACGGTTTGAACGCAGGGGTCGCAAGCGATACCGCTTTCTGGTGCCTGCTCGTGGGTCTTGCAGGAACTCGAATCCTGCACATCATCATGTTCCCGGAATTCTATTCGTGGTCTCGCCCACTAGGGTGGATCGCAATCTGGCAAGGCGGACTCGTGTTTCAAGGCGCGATTCCTCCTGCGCTGGCGGTTATCTACTTCAATTTGCGGCGTCACCAAATGCCGTTTTGGAAGACCATAGACATTGCCGCGCCGTACGTGGCGCTTGGCCACGCTATCGGCCGAGTAGGGTGCTTTCTAAATGGATGCTGTTACGGTCAGCGGACGGATTTGCCGTGGGGGGTTCAGTTTCCTCGCATTCCGTTCGATCTGTCCAAGGCGGGCGTAACGGGTAGCCCGGCCTACATGGACCACTGCCAACGCTACGCGCTCTCGTACGATACTGACCTGTGGTCTTTGCCTGTGCACCCCACCCAACTCTATTCGGTTGCCGCATTGTGTCTGCTTTGTGTGACTCTGTTGCTGCTTCGCAAATGCTGCTGGAGGTTTCCAGGGTTTATTATATGCTGGTATTTCATCCTTTACAGCGCGGGGCGATTTGTCATCGAAATGTTCCGTGGCGACCACAATCCGACCCGATTTCTGTCACTCTCCGACCAGCAAGTGTTCTGTGTGTTGAGTGTAGTTGCGGGTTTGGTATTGCTTACTTTCTTGTCTGCATACTGGCGGCGTATACGCGCCAAGAACCCAGAAGCTTCCACCGAGAACGTCGAATAG
- a CDS encoding metallophosphoesterase: MWRFVHLTDPHLAALSDSRGNNILIRSRMPELISCLRRDLGKLDPRFILATGDLVGQHSRDAMYAARDLLDSLGFPYYPVGGNQDFLVRESRKWFLEAYGAHLPGNDTYYSFTHENLHMCILDAWWVWPDGTLCGHRDGPVGNYGWAIPPHQLKWLQEDLAAHRDMSTLIALHYPLVPIPERLRKPGMIIYGHLANGDLVTEILTNSPNVVAVFTGHAHMNFIEEQSGIVHIATSALTEYPAEFRDIHVYEDRLEVHTMGLSDKSFAALSLVQFNTWTAGEERDRTTVIPLRLKRRGSTRARLRS; this comes from the coding sequence ATGTGGCGCTTCGTTCATTTAACCGACCCCCATCTTGCCGCGCTGTCGGATAGCCGGGGAAACAACATCCTTATCCGGTCGCGCATGCCCGAGTTGATTTCGTGTCTGCGCCGCGACCTCGGCAAGCTCGATCCCCGGTTCATTCTGGCCACCGGCGACCTGGTCGGTCAGCATTCGCGAGATGCGATGTATGCGGCGCGCGACCTTCTCGATTCACTAGGGTTTCCGTACTATCCCGTGGGCGGTAATCAGGACTTTCTGGTGCGGGAATCGCGAAAGTGGTTCCTGGAAGCCTACGGTGCTCACCTCCCGGGCAATGACACGTATTATTCGTTCACACACGAAAACCTCCACATGTGCATACTCGACGCATGGTGGGTCTGGCCGGACGGAACATTATGCGGCCACCGTGACGGTCCCGTGGGCAACTACGGCTGGGCGATTCCGCCGCATCAGCTCAAATGGTTGCAGGAGGACCTTGCCGCTCATCGAGACATGTCCACGCTGATCGCGCTTCACTATCCGCTCGTGCCGATTCCGGAACGTCTGCGCAAACCCGGCATGATCATTTATGGTCACCTCGCGAACGGCGACCTGGTGACGGAAATCCTCACAAACAGTCCCAATGTAGTTGCCGTGTTCACCGGCCATGCGCACATGAATTTCATCGAAGAGCAGAGCGGCATCGTGCACATCGCAACTTCCGCCCTGACGGAGTACCCCGCCGAGTTCAGGGACATTCACGTCTACGAGGACCGATTGGAGGTTCACACCATGGGGTTGAGCGACAAATCGTTCGCGGCCTTGTCGCTAGTTCAGTTCAACACGTGGACTGCCGGCGAGGAGCGTGATCGTACGACCGTCATTCCCCTACGGCTCAAGCGCCGCGGATCCACCCGAGCCAGATTGCGATCCTGA